The Mytilus edulis chromosome 12, xbMytEdul2.2, whole genome shotgun sequence genome contains a region encoding:
- the LOC139497844 gene encoding myotubularin-related protein 9-like, giving the protein MGNVSKRQQPDHRAVNSRRSPTGTFLCNNEKERKECKLSSRTVSLWTYLARPEVLQKYLNPMYDPNPRVIWPSVAPQSLVLWSGLYQRSIIDQSKQKEAWQEVSKIREYDKELRSKVTKLRRQLTSLEREALGVGLILPSELGVDCIPE; this is encoded by the exons atggggaatgtgtcaaagagacaacaacccgaccatagagcagtaaacagcagaaggtcaccaacag gtaCATTCCTGTGCAATAATGAGAAGGAAAGAAAAGAGTGTAAATTGTCCTCAAGAACTGTCTCTTTATG GACATATTTAGCAAGACCAGAAGTTTTACAGAAGTATCTTAATCCTATGTATGATCCTAATCCTCGAGTTATATGGCCCTCTGTAGCTCCACAAAGTTTG GTGTTGTGGTCTGGGTTATACCAGAGATCAATTATTGACCAATCAAAACAGAAGGAGGCTTGGCAGGAAGTCAGTAAAATTAGAGAGTATGACAAGGAATTAAGATCAAAGGTCACCAAACTAAGGAG ACAACTTACCTCATTAGAAAGAGAAGCACTAGGAGTTGGACTGATTCTTCCCTCAGAACTTGGTGTTGATTGTATACCAGAATGA